In Mastigocladopsis repens PCC 10914, a single window of DNA contains:
- a CDS encoding WGxxGxxG-CTERM domain-containing protein — MKLSDLSKNVWVSTFAVSLAMSLAVPVSAQSNSSGTGTTSGTSTTGTGTTTGTGSTGTGTTGTGTTGTGTTGTGTTGIDTGTGTTGTGTGTTGTGTGTTGTGTGTTGTSTGTTGTGTGTTGTGTGTTGTGTGTTGTGTGTTGTGTTGIDTGTGTTGTGTGTTGTGTGTTGTGTTGVYTTPGTGTTTGTDTTTGTSTTTTTTTAPTTSEGTSDVRGNRGFDWGWLGLLGLLGLAGLVPKRSEPQAYRDPNEATRSGSTRY, encoded by the coding sequence ATGAAGCTTTCTGATTTATCAAAAAATGTTTGGGTTAGTACCTTTGCTGTTAGTTTAGCTATGTCTCTTGCTGTACCTGTTTCTGCCCAATCCAATTCTTCTGGTACAGGAACGACATCTGGTACAAGCACCACAGGCACTGGTACGACAACAGGCACTGGTAGCACTGGTACAGGCACTACAGGGACTGGTACTACGGGTACAGGCACTACAGGGACTGGTACTACGGGTATTGACACAGGTACAGGCACTACAGGGACTGGTACTGGTACGACAGGCACAGGTACAGGCACTACAGGGACTGGTACTGGTACGACAGGCACAAGTACAGGCACTACAGGGACTGGTACTGGTACGACAGGCACAGGTACAGGCACTACAGGGACTGGTACTGGTACGACAGGCACAGGTACAGGCACTACAGGGACTGGTACTACGGGTATTGACACAGGTACAGGCACTACAGGGACTGGTACTGGTACGACAGGCACAGGTACAGGCACTACAGGGACTGGTACCACTGGTGTATACACGACTCCAGGGACTGGCACCACTACGGGTACTGACACCACCACGGGAACCAGCACCACCACTACTACTACTACAGCCCCGACCACGTCTGAAGGAACTAGCGATGTGAGGGGAAATCGCGGTTTTGATTGGGGCTGGCTTGGCTTACTTGGTCTTTTAGGTCTTGCAGGTCTTGTTCCCAAACGCTCTGAACCCCAAGCATATCGCGATCCTAATGAGGCAACCCGTTCTGGGTCTACTAGATATTAA
- a CDS encoding SGNH/GDSL hydrolase family protein, which translates to MKKHFLAAGFALLSAMMVALVAPMQSSNSSNTIQISHQVNQLYVFGDSLSDVGNVFHATGRAYPPNPPYFQGRYSNGPVWVEYLASELALTPEQNTNFAYGGATIGNGGINGIPNLLAQVNSFTKTHRQVNPNALYVLWAGANDYLHGATTNPKVLSDSLSTAIQSLSKAGAKKILVANLPDLGKLPSTNNSSYSSALSSLTAAHNLSLAKSLNVLKQELGSDTQIIELDVYSLYQQAITDPAKFGLTNVTSACLNNAASCSNPNKFLFWDGIHPTTAAHQILAKTALKALNTKLSLPPRSEVLR; encoded by the coding sequence GTGAAAAAACACTTTCTTGCAGCAGGATTTGCTCTTTTGTCTGCCATGATGGTTGCACTCGTAGCTCCAATGCAAAGCTCTAATAGCTCTAATACAATACAGATTTCTCATCAAGTCAATCAACTTTACGTCTTTGGCGATAGCCTCTCAGATGTTGGCAATGTATTTCATGCTACGGGGAGAGCTTATCCGCCTAACCCACCCTATTTTCAGGGGCGTTATTCCAATGGTCCAGTTTGGGTAGAATACCTTGCCTCTGAACTGGCGTTAACCCCTGAGCAAAACACCAACTTTGCCTATGGTGGTGCGACTATTGGAAATGGTGGGATAAATGGAATACCAAATTTATTGGCACAAGTCAATAGTTTTACCAAAACTCATCGGCAGGTAAATCCGAATGCGCTTTATGTGCTTTGGGCTGGTGCCAATGATTATCTTCATGGCGCTACCACTAATCCTAAAGTGTTGAGCGACAGTTTATCGACAGCGATTCAATCCCTCTCGAAAGCAGGCGCTAAAAAAATCTTGGTTGCTAACTTACCGGATTTGGGAAAACTTCCAAGCACAAACAATAGTTCTTATTCCAGTGCCCTCAGTTCTTTGACTGCCGCCCATAATCTCAGCTTGGCTAAGTCCTTGAATGTGCTGAAACAGGAGTTAGGTTCTGACACTCAGATTATCGAACTAGATGTCTACTCCTTGTATCAACAAGCCATTACAGATCCAGCAAAATTTGGTCTCACGAATGTGACTAGCGCTTGTTTAAACAATGCTGCTAGCTGTAGCAATCCAAACAAGTTTTTGTTTTGGGACGGCATTCATCCAACAACTGCAGCGCATCAAATATTAGCAAAAACAGCTCTAAAAGCGCTTAATACGAAGCTTTCGCTTCCTCCTCGTTCGGAAGTTTTGCGCTAA
- a CDS encoding MBL fold metallo-hydrolase, whose protein sequence is MTEQKTLVLPVDSKTANFENGSIFFIGTATVLLRYAGFTILTDPNFLHRGDHVHLGYGIRSTRLTDPALNIEQLPPLDFVVLSHMHEDHFDRVAAQKLDKNLPFVTTYHAARKLNKMGFHSPKALKTWETLTVTKGDVRLCITAMPGIHGPSVLGALLPPVMGSMLEFQTPDKETKFRLYITGDTLIHEHLKEIPHRYPNIDLALLHLGGTKAFGILLTMDAEQGVQAIQIIAPRTAIPIHFNDYTVFKSALDDFKSAIAQAGLEHKVQYLSHGDTYNFTVS, encoded by the coding sequence ATGACTGAACAAAAAACACTTGTCCTACCCGTAGATAGTAAAACAGCCAACTTTGAGAATGGCTCAATCTTTTTTATTGGTACTGCAACTGTACTTTTGCGCTATGCGGGATTTACAATTTTAACTGACCCGAATTTTCTCCATCGGGGTGATCATGTACATTTAGGTTATGGCATACGCTCAACTCGCCTAACCGATCCAGCGCTTAATATTGAGCAATTGCCTCCTCTGGATTTTGTTGTGCTGTCTCATATGCACGAGGATCACTTTGACCGTGTGGCAGCTCAAAAGCTGGATAAAAACTTACCTTTCGTGACCACGTACCATGCAGCTCGTAAGCTCAACAAGATGGGCTTTCATTCCCCAAAAGCCCTGAAAACTTGGGAAACATTAACAGTTACCAAGGGTGACGTGCGTCTTTGTATTACTGCAATGCCCGGAATACACGGTCCTAGCGTTCTGGGTGCCCTGCTTCCGCCTGTGATGGGCAGTATGTTGGAGTTCCAGACACCTGATAAAGAAACAAAGTTTCGCCTCTATATTACAGGCGATACCCTGATCCACGAACATCTCAAAGAAATTCCCCATCGGTATCCCAATATAGACCTCGCTTTGCTACATTTAGGTGGAACAAAGGCCTTTGGCATTTTGCTAACGATGGATGCTGAACAAGGAGTACAAGCAATTCAAATTATTGCTCCACGCACAGCAATACCAATCCATTTTAATGATTACACTGTTTTTAAATCAGCGCTTGACGATTTTAAGAGTGCGATCGCACAAGCGGGGTTAGAACATAAAGTCCAATACCTTAGCCACGGCGACACTTACAATTTTACGGTTTCTTGA
- a CDS encoding response regulator transcription factor: MIRLLLVDDQIIIRQGLKNLLESKSDLQVVGDAENGQLAIEAVEALYGTPLQPDVVLMDVRMPIMDGVAATRLLCQRFPEIQVLVLTTFDDDEYVSQAMRHGAKGYLLKHTPLEELAIAIRSVHQGYTHMGPGLFEKALTTPHISNPIHSAIPSELAELSPREKEVLRLIAMGLSNREIAHTLYISERTVRNHVTSILGQLQLRDRTQAALLASTFLSYLEI; encoded by the coding sequence ATGATTCGTCTGTTGCTAGTAGACGACCAAATCATTATTCGTCAGGGACTCAAAAACCTGCTGGAATCAAAATCTGATTTGCAAGTGGTTGGAGACGCCGAGAATGGTCAACTCGCAATTGAAGCCGTGGAGGCGCTTTATGGAACGCCATTGCAACCAGACGTCGTGTTGATGGATGTTAGAATGCCTATCATGGATGGCGTTGCAGCAACTCGGCTTCTGTGCCAGCGTTTCCCAGAGATACAAGTTCTGGTACTAACAACTTTTGATGATGATGAATACGTTTCACAGGCAATGCGTCACGGAGCAAAAGGGTATCTCTTGAAGCATACGCCTTTAGAGGAATTAGCCATTGCCATTCGCTCCGTGCATCAAGGCTACACCCATATGGGACCAGGACTTTTTGAAAAAGCTCTAACGACCCCTCACATATCAAATCCAATACACTCAGCCATCCCATCAGAACTAGCGGAACTGTCTCCGAGGGAAAAAGAGGTTCTACGCTTAATTGCAATGGGCTTAAGTAACCGCGAGATTGCCCATACGCTTTACATTTCAGAACGAACAGTTAGAAATCACGTAACAAGTATTTTAGGCCAGTTGCAGCTGCGCGATCGCACTCAAGCAGCCCTCCTCGCTAGTACTTTTCTCTCATATTTGGAAATATAA
- a CDS encoding DUF4383 domain-containing protein, giving the protein MRTRYFALIVGIFILLLGLSGFVPNLLTLPNNAPAIKVDAGYGYQLGLFPTNVIFNVVKIVVGALGMAAFWSFSFARSYAQIVAISYGLLAVLGLIPGANTMFGLIPIFGNNVWFHAVTAAIAAYFGFVEPVSPQEVNEAGRRMV; this is encoded by the coding sequence ATGAGAACGCGTTACTTTGCTCTAATCGTGGGAATCTTCATTCTGCTCCTCGGTCTATCAGGATTTGTACCAAATTTGCTGACACTACCTAACAACGCACCAGCAATCAAAGTTGATGCTGGATATGGCTACCAATTGGGTCTTTTTCCAACCAATGTCATATTTAACGTCGTAAAAATAGTAGTTGGGGCGTTGGGTATGGCTGCCTTTTGGAGCTTTAGCTTTGCACGGTCATATGCACAGATTGTGGCAATTTCGTATGGATTGCTAGCAGTTTTGGGTTTGATTCCAGGCGCTAACACGATGTTCGGTTTAATCCCAATTTTTGGGAATAATGTCTGGTTTCATGCAGTAACGGCAGCGATCGCAGCCTATTTTGGGTTCGTGGAACCAGTGTCACCACAGGAAGTGAACGAAGCTGGCAGGAGAATGGTGTAG
- the treS gene encoding maltose alpha-D-glucosyltransferase — protein sequence MPNSILKNDPLWFKNAIIYEAPVRAFADSNGDGIGDFRGLTEKLDYLQDLGVTAVWLLPFFPSPLKDDGYDIADYTSVNPIYGTIEDFKEFLEAAHQRGIRVIIELIVNHTSDQHPWFQRARRAPKGSKERDFYVWSDSPEKYQEARIIFKDFETSNWAWDPIAKAYYWHRFYSHQPDLNYDNPAVQQAVFDVLDFWLEMGVDAFRLDAVPYLYEREGTNCENLPETHDFLKQLRSHIDAKFPNRMLLAEANQWPEDAAQYYGNGDECHMNYHFPLMPRLFMSLRMEDNFPIIDILNQTPAIPDNCQWGLFLRNHDELTLEMVTDEDRDYMYRVYAQDPVMRLNLGIRRRLAPLLGNDRRQIELLNSLLLSLPGTPVLYYGDEIGMGDNVYVGDRNGVRTPMQWSSDRNAGFSRVNPQRLYLPVIVESEYHYEAVNVEAQRANPNSLWYWMKRLIATRRRFPAIGLGSFELLHPKNRKVLVFTRTYHDETILVVANLSRFVQTVELDLSAFKGLVPVEIFGQTEFPPVGDSSYFLSLSPYGFYWFALSPKPSLTQPPKPQSELTTLVVSGQWHNVFHQREVKAALESILQDYLYTCSWFAGKSLSVQSAQITETVLMSYKDTEANMLWLRVEYIQGDPETYLLLLAYAEGEQARQILAESPQAVVARLEVQGREEVGILFDAAADKNFLNLLVDAIAHTRSYKGMTGELIATATDLLPQLSGDGSYLELEPTLLKGEHRNTSVIYGERLFLKILRKVEEGMHPDLELRRFLSEKKLLKHFAPVAGALEYRSLTRAGVQSTLPMTVGILQEYIQDTRSGWDYTLDSLQDYFELVTTQQADVSEVSVPSGSLLNLLGLDIPELANQTIGSYLVSAQLLGQSTAELHVALACDPHNPDFAPEPFSSFYQRSIYQYSRNLTGQVFLVLGDKLNKLPSNTQELARAVLDRQQEILGRYQLMVNQKITAMRTRYHGDYHLGRVLYTGKDFIILDFEGKEGRSLSERRMKRSPIRDVAGMLLSFHYAASQGLRSEIESGMVRPGELPLIEAWSKFWSTWVSVAFLKSYLETASKDSFLPKTTAELQVLLDAFVFEKAIAALGYELNNRLNWVDIPLQQILQLLTAD from the coding sequence ATGCCAAACTCAATTTTGAAAAATGACCCCCTTTGGTTTAAAAACGCCATTATTTACGAAGCGCCTGTTCGCGCCTTTGCAGACAGCAATGGTGATGGAATTGGTGACTTTCGAGGACTGACAGAAAAACTGGATTACCTGCAAGACTTAGGTGTGACGGCCGTCTGGTTGCTGCCGTTTTTTCCCTCGCCACTAAAGGATGACGGTTACGATATTGCCGATTACACCAGTGTCAACCCAATCTACGGCACTATAGAAGATTTTAAAGAGTTCTTGGAAGCTGCCCATCAGCGGGGTATTCGTGTCATTATTGAGTTAATTGTCAACCATACATCTGACCAGCATCCTTGGTTTCAACGGGCACGTCGCGCACCAAAGGGCAGTAAAGAACGAGATTTTTATGTCTGGAGTGATAGTCCAGAAAAATACCAAGAGGCGCGGATTATTTTCAAAGATTTTGAAACCTCAAACTGGGCTTGGGACCCAATTGCCAAAGCATATTATTGGCATCGCTTCTACTCCCATCAGCCAGATTTGAACTATGATAATCCCGCAGTGCAGCAGGCGGTGTTCGATGTCCTGGATTTTTGGTTAGAAATGGGGGTAGATGCGTTTCGCCTAGATGCAGTCCCTTATTTGTACGAACGGGAGGGAACGAACTGCGAAAACTTGCCGGAAACCCATGATTTCCTCAAGCAACTGCGATCGCACATTGATGCAAAATTCCCGAACCGGATGCTGCTAGCCGAGGCAAATCAATGGCCCGAAGATGCGGCACAATATTACGGGAATGGGGATGAGTGTCACATGAACTATCATTTTCCCCTAATGCCGCGCTTATTTATGTCATTGCGGATGGAAGATAACTTTCCCATCATTGATATTCTCAACCAAACTCCTGCCATTCCCGATAATTGTCAGTGGGGATTGTTTTTGCGTAACCACGATGAACTGACTTTGGAAATGGTCACGGATGAAGACCGGGACTATATGTATCGGGTCTACGCACAAGACCCTGTGATGAGACTAAACTTAGGTATTCGCCGCAGGCTAGCACCGCTTTTGGGCAATGACCGCCGTCAGATAGAATTGCTCAACAGTTTGCTGTTGTCTCTACCTGGAACGCCCGTGCTTTACTACGGAGATGAAATTGGCATGGGCGACAACGTTTATGTAGGCGATCGCAACGGTGTCCGCACACCTATGCAGTGGAGTTCCGACCGTAACGCTGGTTTTAGTCGTGTCAACCCCCAAAGGTTGTATTTACCCGTCATTGTGGAATCAGAATACCACTATGAGGCAGTCAACGTTGAAGCACAACGGGCTAACCCCAATTCCCTTTGGTATTGGATGAAACGCCTAATTGCGACTAGGAGGCGTTTCCCAGCAATCGGTTTGGGCAGTTTTGAATTACTGCACCCCAAGAACCGCAAAGTTCTTGTCTTCACTCGCACATACCACGATGAAACAATTTTAGTAGTGGCGAATTTGTCCCGGTTTGTGCAGACTGTCGAATTAGACTTATCAGCCTTTAAGGGACTGGTGCCAGTGGAAATTTTTGGTCAAACAGAGTTTCCACCTGTTGGGGATTCGTCCTACTTCCTCAGCCTCAGTCCCTACGGATTCTACTGGTTTGCGCTATCACCTAAACCCAGCTTAACCCAGCCGCCTAAGCCTCAATCTGAGTTGACAACGCTGGTTGTGAGCGGTCAATGGCACAATGTTTTTCACCAACGAGAAGTGAAAGCGGCTCTAGAGTCTATTTTGCAGGATTACCTGTATACCTGTAGCTGGTTTGCTGGCAAATCTCTTAGCGTTCAATCTGCACAAATCACAGAAACAGTCTTAATGTCCTACAAGGACACAGAGGCTAACATGCTTTGGTTGCGGGTAGAGTACATCCAGGGAGACCCAGAAACTTACCTCCTGCTGTTAGCTTATGCAGAAGGTGAACAAGCAAGGCAAATTTTAGCAGAAAGCCCACAAGCTGTGGTGGCTCGCCTTGAAGTTCAAGGCAGAGAAGAAGTGGGGATTTTATTCGATGCCGCCGCAGACAAGAACTTTCTTAACCTGCTGGTGGATGCAATTGCCCACACGCGCTCCTACAAGGGTATGACAGGGGAATTGATTGCCACTGCAACTGATTTACTCCCACAGTTGAGTGGAGATGGCTCCTACCTAGAATTAGAACCGACTCTTCTTAAGGGAGAACACAGAAATACTTCTGTAATTTATGGTGAGCGTTTGTTTTTGAAAATACTCCGTAAAGTTGAGGAGGGGATGCACCCTGATTTAGAACTCCGGCGCTTTTTGAGTGAGAAAAAACTCTTAAAACATTTTGCCCCTGTTGCTGGGGCGCTGGAGTACCGCAGCTTAACTAGAGCAGGAGTTCAGTCCACCCTACCCATGACTGTGGGAATACTGCAAGAGTATATCCAAGATACCCGCAGTGGCTGGGACTACACTCTCGATAGCTTGCAGGACTACTTTGAGCTTGTGACAACCCAGCAGGCAGATGTTAGCGAGGTATCCGTTCCCTCAGGTTCTCTGCTAAATTTGCTGGGACTTGATATTCCTGAATTAGCTAACCAAACCATAGGTTCTTATTTGGTGAGCGCTCAACTATTGGGTCAAAGTACAGCAGAACTACACGTTGCCTTAGCTTGCGATCCACACAATCCCGACTTTGCCCCTGAGCCGTTTTCATCATTTTACCAGCGCTCTATTTACCAATACTCCCGCAACCTCACTGGGCAAGTCTTCCTTGTACTGGGAGATAAACTCAATAAGCTACCCTCGAACACCCAAGAACTGGCAAGGGCTGTCCTTGACCGCCAACAAGAAATTCTTGGACGTTATCAGTTAATGGTGAACCAAAAAATTACTGCCATGCGTACTCGTTATCACGGAGATTACCATCTGGGGCGAGTCTTGTATACAGGCAAGGATTTCATCATTCTTGACTTTGAAGGCAAAGAAGGCCGCAGTTTGAGCGAACGGCGCATGAAGCGTTCTCCCATTCGAGATGTGGCGGGAATGCTGCTATCGTTTCACTACGCTGCTAGTCAAGGGCTTCGCAGTGAAATAGAAAGTGGGATGGTTCGTCCCGGAGAACTCCCCCTCATAGAAGCTTGGAGTAAGTTCTGGTCTACCTGGGTAAGTGTCGCTTTCTTGAAGAGTTATCTAGAAACTGCTAGCAAAGACAGCTTCTTGCCAAAGACCACCGCAGAACTCCAAGTGCTTTTGGATGCCTTTGTTTTCGAGAAAGCGATCGCCGCACTAGGCTACGAACTTAACAATCGCCTGAATTGGGTAGATATTCCTCTGCAACAGATTTTGCAGTTGCTAACAGCAGATTGA
- a CDS encoding general stress protein yields MVVSNQKHAVGVFASRKAAEQALNELKDSGFPMEKVSIIAKDVDQGEQLANAEMTSRVGDENVNTATGVVADTLTASTWGSVLVGLSSLALPGLGVVLAAGSLGVALATSIGGVAVGAAATHNVVKALADLGIPEERARHYSDRLHQGNFMVIVDGSDEEIQRAEAVLRENNIEYWGIYDSPTA; encoded by the coding sequence ATGGTTGTAAGCAATCAAAAACATGCTGTAGGAGTATTTGCCAGCCGTAAAGCTGCGGAGCAAGCACTCAATGAATTGAAAGACTCAGGCTTTCCCATGGAAAAAGTGTCCATCATTGCTAAGGATGTAGACCAGGGCGAACAGCTTGCTAATGCTGAAATGACCTCGCGTGTTGGTGATGAAAATGTAAATACTGCCACAGGAGTCGTTGCAGACACTCTCACCGCAAGTACTTGGGGCAGCGTATTAGTAGGTCTTTCAAGTCTGGCACTTCCTGGCTTAGGAGTTGTGTTAGCAGCAGGTTCCCTCGGTGTGGCATTAGCCACTAGCATCGGGGGTGTGGCTGTGGGAGCCGCAGCAACTCATAATGTGGTAAAGGCGCTGGCTGATTTAGGTATTCCCGAAGAACGAGCAAGACATTATAGCGATCGCCTTCATCAAGGTAATTTTATGGTGATAGTAGATGGTTCTGATGAAGAAATTCAGCGTGCAGAAGCAGTATTGAGGGAAAATAACATTGAATATTGGGGCATTTATGATTCCCCAACGGCTTAA
- a CDS encoding ABC transporter ATP-binding protein: MATMIWMENLTKTYRLGDTTVPVLKGIDLTIEEGEYVAIMGVSGSGKSTLMNIIGCLDRPTGGNYVLEGRNLTTLDNDELAYIRNRRIGFVFQQFNLLARATAVENVMLPMVYAGVPKHKRRKRAIEVLTRVGLAERLHNRPNQLSGGQQQRVAIARALVNRPALVLADEPTGALDSQTSQEVMDLLSDLNSQGITIVIVTHEAEIAAQTQRVIHVKDGLIVSPVTSR, encoded by the coding sequence ATGGCTACCATGATTTGGATGGAAAATCTGACCAAAACCTACCGCTTGGGAGATACAACGGTACCAGTTCTTAAGGGTATTGACTTGACAATTGAGGAGGGAGAATATGTTGCCATTATGGGAGTATCCGGTTCTGGCAAGTCAACCTTGATGAATATCATAGGCTGTCTGGATCGACCAACTGGTGGAAACTACGTCTTGGAAGGTCGGAATCTTACGACCCTAGATAATGACGAACTAGCATACATCCGCAATCGGCGTATTGGCTTTGTCTTTCAGCAATTCAACTTACTGGCTCGCGCTACTGCCGTGGAAAATGTTATGCTACCGATGGTCTATGCTGGCGTTCCTAAACACAAACGACGTAAGCGAGCAATAGAAGTTCTAACCAGAGTCGGATTGGCAGAACGACTGCATAACCGCCCTAATCAACTTTCTGGTGGTCAACAGCAACGGGTTGCAATTGCTCGCGCTTTGGTTAATCGTCCCGCTTTGGTGCTGGCGGATGAACCAACGGGAGCTTTGGATAGCCAGACTTCTCAGGAAGTGATGGATTTACTGAGTGACTTGAACAGCCAGGGTATCACGATTGTGATTGTGACCCATGAGGCTGAAATCGCCGCCCAAACCCAGAGAGTGATTCATGTTAAAGATGGTCTGATTGTTTCACCTGTGACTAGCCGCTAG
- a CDS encoding pentapeptide repeat-containing protein: MREANLSNTNLSETHLIRANLVSANLSGADLRGANLSHCCFNDANLSEADLRDANLTQADLRGANLIGTLFD; encoded by the coding sequence ATGAGGGAAGCTAACCTGAGTAATACCAACTTAAGTGAGACACACCTGATTAGGGCTAACTTGGTATCAGCAAATTTGTCGGGTGCAGATTTAAGAGGGGCAAATTTAAGTCATTGTTGCTTCAATGATGCCAATTTAAGTGAAGCAGACTTAAGAGATGCGAATCTGACGCAGGCAGACTTAAGAGGGGCTAACCTAATTGGAACCCTTTTTGATTAG
- a CDS encoding DUF4126 domain-containing protein, whose translation MSIAALYGHLQLAPEFEWIGTYPALFAFAVATCIEIAAYYIPWVDHALDVVSTPTAIAIGTFITKALVHGTTDPLLEWTVAVIAGGGAAGIFQTLTGMLRVSSTALTGGIGNPVVSTIEAGISFILSLLAIFVPILAVGLVVTGATFLIQKVLQKRANMGES comes from the coding sequence ATGAGTATTGCCGCACTTTATGGGCATTTGCAACTTGCACCAGAATTTGAATGGATTGGAACTTATCCAGCGCTTTTTGCGTTTGCTGTAGCGACTTGTATTGAGATTGCTGCTTATTACATTCCCTGGGTCGATCATGCCTTAGATGTAGTTTCCACACCGACAGCGATCGCCATCGGCACTTTCATCACCAAAGCCTTAGTTCACGGCACAACTGACCCTTTGCTGGAATGGACAGTAGCAGTCATTGCTGGTGGTGGTGCTGCGGGTATTTTCCAAACTTTGACGGGAATGCTTCGCGTGTCTTCAACAGCACTAACAGGTGGAATTGGTAATCCTGTCGTTTCAACAATTGAAGCAGGCATTTCGTTTATCTTATCGTTACTGGCTATCTTTGTGCCAATATTAGCTGTGGGATTGGTGGTAACTGGAGCCACATTCTTGATTCAAAAGGTATTACAAAAAAGAGCGAATATGGGCGAGTCTTAG
- a CDS encoding sensor histidine kinase produces the protein MSRSLPSLRLLLYLEWLLLGMSLLTGFLIPPIYPFHGTPWLAVLSIVMFGVMGLRLPTRSLSHKVIYTAIELGLVLLPAFTNSHLRYAPLLGLIAVIRSCQMFKLQGRLIVASLVYVSYLYIMFLRTRTSVFMRMYVGQGRPFAEQMPLGKPIAEQIATITANLILNNAISFALTLAFVLLLVNAVLSERRSRQELAIAHDQLRQYALRIENQATLQERNRIAREIHDSLGHALTAQSIQLENALLLLPSNVNKAIDFLKEAKHLAYQALQEVSRSVATLRADPLCGKSLEKAISNLIRDFSSATTLTPDCKISLASPLTPEVSTAIYRILQEALTNISKHSTATQVKIQLQSQAGKLHLLVEDNGRGFYPQQNTTGFGLQGMRERATALGGNFHIISEPGKGCKIGVNIPILDSSIGNFEPGTNIQNHATCFNGTAVALNEGTSPTHCLRNPNARAGTRETLLRAARWLRKAVTPKSKIL, from the coding sequence ATGTCTCGTTCTCTTCCTTCTCTGCGCTTGTTACTTTACCTGGAATGGCTTTTGCTGGGCATGAGTCTCCTAACAGGATTCCTCATTCCCCCTATCTACCCATTCCACGGTACTCCTTGGTTGGCTGTCCTAAGTATTGTTATGTTTGGGGTCATGGGTTTAAGGTTGCCAACCAGATCTTTGAGTCACAAAGTTATTTATACAGCAATAGAACTAGGGCTTGTTTTGCTGCCAGCTTTTACAAACAGTCATCTTCGGTATGCTCCCCTGCTGGGTTTAATTGCAGTTATTCGCAGTTGCCAAATGTTCAAGTTACAGGGTCGCTTGATTGTTGCAAGTCTAGTATACGTGTCATACCTCTACATAATGTTTTTGCGAACCCGAACAAGTGTGTTCATGAGAATGTATGTTGGACAGGGAAGACCGTTTGCAGAACAAATGCCTCTGGGAAAACCGATTGCAGAACAAATTGCTACTATTACAGCTAATTTGATACTGAACAACGCGATTTCTTTTGCTTTGACCTTGGCTTTTGTATTGCTGTTGGTTAATGCGGTGCTATCTGAACGCAGAAGTCGGCAAGAACTAGCAATTGCCCATGATCAACTACGCCAGTATGCCTTGCGGATTGAAAACCAGGCAACTCTACAAGAGCGTAACCGCATTGCCCGTGAAATTCATGACTCCCTAGGACACGCTCTAACCGCCCAGAGTATTCAGCTAGAGAATGCTTTGCTATTGTTGCCGTCAAATGTTAATAAAGCTATAGACTTTTTGAAAGAAGCAAAACATTTAGCCTATCAAGCATTGCAGGAAGTTTCTCGTTCTGTGGCAACACTCCGAGCCGATCCTTTGTGTGGAAAGTCACTAGAAAAGGCAATTAGCAACCTTATCCGAGACTTTAGCAGCGCCACAACCCTTACTCCAGACTGCAAAATTAGCCTTGCATCTCCTCTAACACCTGAGGTGAGTACTGCTATCTATCGCATTCTGCAAGAAGCATTAACGAATATATCTAAACACAGCACAGCTACTCAGGTTAAGATTCAGTTGCAGTCCCAAGCGGGAAAGCTACACCTGCTAGTCGAAGACAACGGCAGAGGCTTTTATCCACAACAAAACACCACAGGGTTCGGACTTCAAGGAATGCGAGAACGAGCGACTGCACTAGGAGGAAACTTTCATATCATTAGCGAACCAGGAAAGGGATGCAAAATTGGGGTAAATATACCTATACTAGACTCTAGTATTGGGAACTTTGAACCTGGAACAAACATCCAAAATCACGCCACTTGCTTCAACGGGACGGCAGTTGCACTCAACGAGGGAACATCCCCAACGCATTGCCTCAGGAACCCCAACGCCAGAGCCGGCACGAGGGAAACCCTCCTCCGAGCTGCTCGCTGGCTCCGCAAGGCAGTGACTCCAAAATCCAAAATCTTATGA